From Apium graveolens cultivar Ventura chromosome 9, ASM990537v1, whole genome shotgun sequence, the proteins below share one genomic window:
- the LOC141685267 gene encoding uncharacterized protein LOC141685267: MLAYGAEALVPVKISHSSPRIQDFNVEETEEGQRLALDLIDEVRDEAHAKIMEYQKKASFYYNLWVKEMFFKQGDLVLRKVEASGVGQKGKLAPNWEGPYKVKSIQGRGTYKLETIDDDK; encoded by the exons atgttagcatatggggctGAAGCACTTGTTCCCGTGAAAatatcacattcgtctcccagGATCCAAGATTTTAATGTTGAGGAAACTGAGGAGGGGCAGAGActagccctggatctaatcgatgaagtacgagatgaggccCATGCGAAGATAATGGAATATCaaaaaaaggcttcattctactacaacctatGGGTTAAAGAAAtgttcttcaagcaaggtgacttagttcttaggaaggtggaagcttccggTGTTGGGCAGAAgggaaaacttgccccaaattgggaagggccatacaaggtcaaaagtaTCCAAGGAAGAGGAActtacaagctagagactattgatg atgacaagtag